The following proteins come from a genomic window of Pyxidicoccus sp. MSG2:
- a CDS encoding OmpH family outer membrane protein codes for MSLRTTIAAAAAVVSLALPVAASAEQKIAFVDLQRVLLEVDDGKAAKARLQKWLDERQKEIDREQDTLRKEKELLDKQASAMSPETKAQKEAELQRKVMVLAQKWEKSRAEAANKERQEMEPIVGKIDQVIAGLAERDDLSFVLEKRDSGLVFARSQHDISNEVIRAYNSAKKPAAAPKDAPTKDAPKK; via the coding sequence ATGTCGCTTCGCACCACCATCGCGGCCGCGGCCGCTGTCGTTTCGCTCGCCCTGCCGGTGGCTGCTTCCGCCGAGCAGAAGATCGCCTTCGTGGATCTGCAGCGCGTCCTGCTCGAGGTGGATGACGGCAAGGCCGCCAAGGCCCGCCTCCAGAAGTGGCTGGATGAGCGCCAGAAGGAAATCGACCGGGAGCAGGACACCCTCCGCAAGGAGAAGGAGCTGCTGGACAAGCAGGCCAGCGCCATGAGCCCGGAGACCAAGGCGCAGAAGGAGGCGGAGCTCCAGCGCAAGGTGATGGTGCTCGCGCAGAAGTGGGAGAAGAGCCGGGCCGAGGCCGCCAACAAGGAGCGGCAGGAGATGGAGCCCATCGTCGGGAAGATCGACCAGGTCATCGCCGGCCTCGCCGAGCGTGACGACCTGTCCTTCGTCCTGGAGAAGCGCGACTCGGGCCTCGTCTTCGCCCGCTCGCAGCACGACATCTCCAACGAGGTCATCCGCGCGTACAACTCGGCGAAGAAGCCCGCCGCGGCGCCGAAGGACGCGCCGACGAAGGACGCTCCGAAGAAGTAG
- the fabZ gene encoding 3-hydroxyacyl-ACP dehydratase FabZ, giving the protein MDIQEIQNLLPHRYPFLLIDRVLEIIPGQKLTAYKNVTINEPFFNGHFPGQPVMPGVLILEALAQAMAILAYKSEGMDPNRKLTYLMGVDGARFRKPVIPGDRLQLAIEVVRHKGSVWKTKGTATVDGVRVAEGEFLATVVDKNAKADESAAS; this is encoded by the coding sequence ATGGACATCCAAGAGATCCAGAACCTGCTGCCGCACCGGTACCCGTTCCTCCTCATCGACCGGGTGCTGGAGATCATCCCCGGTCAGAAGCTGACGGCGTACAAGAACGTCACCATCAACGAGCCCTTCTTCAACGGCCACTTCCCCGGCCAGCCGGTCATGCCGGGTGTGCTCATCCTGGAGGCGCTGGCGCAGGCCATGGCCATCCTCGCCTACAAGAGCGAGGGCATGGACCCGAACCGCAAGCTCACCTACCTGATGGGCGTGGACGGCGCGCGCTTCCGCAAGCCGGTGATTCCCGGAGACAGGCTGCAGCTCGCGATTGAAGTGGTCCGGCATAAGGGCTCGGTGTGGAAGACGAAGGGCACGGCGACGGTGGATGGCGTGAGGGTCGCCGAGGGCGAGTTCCTGGCCACCGTCGTGGACAAGAACGCCAAGGCGGACGAGAGCGCGGCGTCCTGA
- the lpxD gene encoding UDP-3-O-(3-hydroxymyristoyl)glucosamine N-acyltransferase has protein sequence MQTPSTPRRLGELAAHVGGELLGDPEQLIHGLNGLEEAGPGDVSFYGNVRYRRQFEASRASAVLVGTDTPPRDGVALVRVPNPHLAYAKLLALFHPPSRPSPGVRPGAWVHPEATVHPAAAVLPGASVDRGASVGARTVLYPGAYVGEHARVGDDCILYPNVTVRERCILGARVILHASSVVGADGFGFAFNPEGAEGPEHFKIPQVGIVRIEDDVEVGACTCIDRATVGETVVGRGTKLDNLVQIAHNVKVGPLSLICAQAGVSGSAEIGTGVVLAGQVGVVGHIRVGDLAKVGAQSGVAHDVEDGQVVSGSPAVPHRDWLRASAAAGQVADLLKEMRALRRRVETLEKEKGE, from the coding sequence GTGCAGACCCCCTCGACCCCCCGACGGCTCGGGGAGCTTGCCGCCCACGTGGGCGGTGAGCTCCTCGGCGACCCAGAGCAGCTCATCCACGGACTCAACGGGCTCGAGGAAGCGGGCCCGGGGGACGTGTCCTTCTACGGCAACGTGCGCTACCGGCGGCAGTTCGAGGCCAGCCGCGCCTCCGCCGTCCTGGTGGGCACCGACACGCCGCCCCGCGACGGGGTAGCGCTCGTGCGCGTGCCCAACCCGCACCTGGCCTACGCGAAGCTCCTGGCCCTGTTCCACCCGCCCTCGCGTCCGTCCCCGGGCGTACGTCCCGGCGCGTGGGTGCACCCGGAGGCCACCGTCCATCCAGCGGCCGCGGTGCTGCCCGGCGCCTCGGTGGACCGCGGCGCTTCCGTGGGCGCGCGCACGGTGCTGTACCCCGGCGCCTATGTGGGCGAGCACGCCCGCGTGGGCGACGACTGCATCCTGTACCCCAACGTCACGGTGCGCGAGCGCTGCATCCTCGGCGCGCGCGTCATCCTCCACGCCTCCAGCGTGGTGGGCGCGGACGGCTTCGGCTTCGCCTTCAACCCGGAAGGGGCGGAAGGGCCGGAGCACTTCAAGATTCCCCAGGTGGGCATCGTCCGCATCGAGGACGACGTCGAAGTCGGGGCCTGCACGTGCATCGACCGCGCGACGGTGGGTGAGACGGTGGTGGGCCGCGGCACGAAGCTCGACAACCTGGTGCAGATTGCCCACAACGTGAAGGTGGGTCCGCTGTCGCTCATCTGCGCGCAGGCCGGCGTGTCCGGCTCGGCGGAGATTGGCACCGGCGTGGTGCTGGCCGGGCAGGTGGGCGTGGTGGGCCACATCCGCGTGGGCGACTTGGCCAAGGTCGGCGCCCAGTCCGGCGTGGCGCACGACGTGGAGGACGGACAGGTGGTGAGCGGCAGTCCGGCCGTGCCCCACCGCGACTGGCTGAGGGCCAGCGCCGCGGCGGGACAGGTGGCGGACCTGCTCAAGGAAATGCGCGCCCTGCGCCGCAGGGTGGAGACGCTCGAGAAGGAGAAGGGGGAGTGA
- a CDS encoding ABC transporter ATP-binding protein, whose translation MALLSIRNVFKSYFLHGKRIDVLRGVSLDIEKGSLVSLIGASGAGKSTFLHVLGTLDAPAAGEVLFDGRSVFSMNDAEIAEFRNRTIGFVFQSHFLLPEFTALENVAMPALIQRRERTGAYTYARELLERVGLGQRVDHRPGELSGGEAQRVALARALVLKPAVLLADEPTGNLDPATGEGIHQLLREVNRDLGITAVVVTHNETLARSMPRRLRLAGGEVSEA comes from the coding sequence ATGGCGCTGTTGTCCATCCGCAATGTCTTCAAGAGCTACTTCCTGCATGGCAAGCGCATCGACGTGCTGCGCGGCGTGTCGCTGGACATCGAGAAGGGCTCGCTCGTCTCGCTGATTGGTGCCTCCGGCGCGGGGAAGAGCACCTTCCTCCACGTGCTGGGCACCCTGGACGCGCCGGCCGCCGGCGAGGTGCTCTTCGACGGTCGCTCCGTCTTCTCCATGAACGACGCGGAAATCGCCGAGTTCCGCAACCGCACCATCGGCTTCGTCTTCCAGAGCCACTTCCTCCTGCCGGAGTTCACCGCCCTGGAAAACGTGGCCATGCCCGCCCTCATCCAGCGCCGGGAGCGCACCGGGGCCTATACCTACGCCCGCGAATTGCTGGAGCGGGTGGGGCTGGGCCAGCGCGTGGACCACCGCCCCGGCGAATTGTCCGGTGGCGAGGCCCAGCGCGTGGCCCTGGCCCGCGCCCTGGTGCTCAAGCCTGCCGTCCTGCTCGCCGACGAGCCGACCGGCAACCTGGACCCGGCCACCGGCGAGGGCATCCACCAGCTCCTTCGCGAGGTAAACCGGGATCTGGGCATCACCGCCGTGGTGGTCACCCACAACGAGACGCTTGCTCGCTCCATGCCCCGCCGTCTGAGGCTGGCCGGGGGCGAGGTGTCGGAGGCGTGA
- a CDS encoding ABC transporter permease, which yields MHSAERRTVHRWSFIWTGALVALVGFILLGLAISASQAWAEVSGALGLSLLGWGGVLQVFDAAVLLPVRSAVGGAGAQGSPGMLVSGTLVWLAGWGLIAAGIRRATGPGEGPSPAAGAPLYPRLARYRDFYWSTLGAYGGGILLAEVALILLQTVLSSGVPSTELGGSAQNVGGGLSLPPTGAFAISLVVSCAVAFICGFIGASRAQRLSLPEATIGVLYLGLPIPIVLTLMERVPALQLALGYRLREVTYVAGLLGRPELAYWLVFTALVLALVLGINTGFIAAGSGRVDLKLGFELFVARRHVAVFRPSLLLGTLAVLMFGIIPPLLIYFIIRSAEAAVERTRIRALGVADPLAAASDLNRLKLREQSPTMMMTALSVGGVGVGVMALIIVLSVMSGFEADLQQKILGTNAHAVVSKYAGELPEYPKVMESISRVPGVVGQTPFIINQVMIASEGNVDGVIIKGIDPQTVGSVTDLPNYLLGGGKLEILYTPEKILNRGLLDEEDAASPAGGSGTEAGAEDDIIRRSGKPTKPAVLPGIIVGRELAASLRVVVGDRVNVVSPLGTELGPSGPIPKSRAFRVAGIFYSGMYEYDSKFVYILLKEAQNFFEVSGASGIELKVADIDDARRIAGQVVKVLGGYPYRARDWGEMNKNLFSALRLEKLVMGIILSIIIVVAAGLIVATVIMLVLEKRKEISVLKALGVSDGGIVKIFLAEGLQIGVAGGLLGLFSGLAWCVFIEKVGIKLDPEVYYIPALPVRIEPVQTALAVVIAVLVTYLASIYPALKASSVEPVEGLKAE from the coding sequence GTGCACTCGGCCGAACGGCGTACCGTCCATCGCTGGAGTTTCATCTGGACCGGGGCCCTCGTGGCCCTGGTGGGCTTCATCCTGCTCGGGCTGGCCATCTCCGCGTCGCAGGCGTGGGCGGAGGTGAGCGGCGCCCTGGGGCTGTCCCTCCTCGGGTGGGGTGGGGTGCTCCAGGTGTTCGACGCCGCCGTGCTCCTGCCCGTCCGGTCCGCCGTGGGCGGGGCCGGCGCGCAGGGCAGCCCCGGCATGCTGGTGTCCGGCACGCTCGTCTGGCTGGCGGGCTGGGGGCTCATCGCCGCCGGCATCCGCCGCGCCACCGGCCCCGGTGAGGGGCCCAGCCCGGCCGCGGGCGCCCCGCTGTACCCGCGCCTGGCTCGCTACCGGGACTTCTACTGGAGCACGCTGGGCGCCTACGGCGGCGGCATCCTCCTGGCGGAGGTGGCCCTCATCCTCCTCCAGACGGTGCTCTCCAGCGGCGTGCCGTCCACGGAGTTGGGCGGCTCGGCGCAGAACGTCGGCGGGGGCCTGTCGCTGCCGCCCACCGGGGCCTTCGCCATCTCCCTGGTGGTGTCGTGCGCGGTGGCCTTCATCTGCGGCTTCATCGGCGCCTCGCGCGCGCAGCGGCTGTCGCTGCCCGAAGCCACCATCGGCGTGCTCTACCTCGGCCTGCCCATCCCCATCGTCCTCACGTTGATGGAGCGGGTGCCCGCGCTGCAGCTGGCGCTCGGCTACCGGCTGCGCGAGGTGACGTACGTGGCGGGCCTGCTCGGCCGCCCGGAGCTGGCGTACTGGCTGGTCTTCACCGCGTTGGTGCTGGCACTGGTGCTGGGCATCAACACCGGCTTCATCGCCGCCGGCAGCGGCCGGGTGGACCTGAAGCTGGGCTTCGAGCTGTTCGTCGCGCGCCGCCACGTGGCGGTGTTCCGCCCGTCGCTGCTGCTGGGCACGCTGGCGGTGCTGATGTTCGGCATCATCCCGCCGCTGCTCATCTACTTCATCATCCGCTCGGCGGAAGCCGCCGTGGAGCGCACCCGCATCCGTGCGCTCGGCGTGGCGGACCCGCTGGCGGCCGCCTCCGACCTCAACCGACTGAAGCTGCGCGAGCAGTCGCCCACCATGATGATGACCGCGCTGTCCGTGGGCGGCGTGGGCGTGGGCGTCATGGCGCTCATCATCGTGCTGTCGGTGATGAGCGGCTTCGAGGCCGACCTGCAGCAGAAGATTCTGGGCACCAACGCGCACGCGGTGGTGTCCAAGTACGCGGGCGAGCTGCCCGAGTACCCCAAGGTCATGGAGTCCATCAGCCGCGTCCCCGGCGTGGTGGGCCAGACGCCCTTCATCATCAACCAGGTGATGATTGCCTCCGAGGGCAACGTCGACGGCGTCATCATCAAGGGCATCGACCCGCAGACGGTGGGCTCGGTGACGGACCTGCCGAACTACCTCCTCGGCGGCGGCAAGCTCGAAATCCTCTACACGCCGGAGAAGATCCTCAACCGCGGCCTCCTCGATGAGGAGGACGCCGCCTCGCCCGCGGGCGGCAGCGGTACGGAGGCAGGCGCCGAGGACGACATCATCCGCCGCTCCGGCAAGCCGACGAAGCCCGCGGTGCTGCCGGGCATCATCGTCGGCCGCGAGCTGGCGGCCTCCCTGCGCGTGGTGGTGGGAGACCGGGTGAACGTGGTGTCCCCGCTCGGCACGGAGCTGGGCCCGTCGGGGCCGATTCCCAAGAGCCGCGCCTTCCGCGTCGCGGGCATCTTCTACTCGGGCATGTACGAGTACGACTCCAAGTTCGTCTACATCCTGCTCAAGGAGGCGCAGAACTTCTTCGAAGTCTCAGGCGCCTCGGGCATCGAGCTGAAGGTGGCGGACATCGACGACGCGCGCCGCATCGCCGGGCAGGTGGTGAAGGTGCTGGGCGGATACCCCTACCGGGCACGGGACTGGGGGGAGATGAACAAGAACCTCTTCTCCGCGCTGCGCCTGGAGAAGCTGGTGATGGGCATCATCCTGTCCATCATCATCGTCGTGGCCGCCGGCCTCATCGTCGCCACCGTCATCATGCTGGTGCTGGAGAAGCGCAAGGAGATCTCCGTCCTCAAGGCGCTGGGCGTCTCCGACGGCGGCATCGTGAAGATCTTCCTCGCCGAGGGCCTGCAGATTGGCGTCGCGGGCGGCCTGCTGGGCCTCTTCTCCGGACTTGCCTGGTGCGTCTTCATCGAGAAGGTGGGCATCAAGCTGGACCCGGAGGTCTATTACATTCCCGCGCTGCCGGTGCGCATCGAGCCCGTGCAGACCGCGCTGGCCGTCGTCATCGCGGTGCTCGTCACCTACCTCGCCTCCATCTACCCGGCCCTCAAGGCCAGCAGCGTGGAGCCGGTGGAAGGCCTCAAGGCGGAGTAG
- a CDS encoding anti-sigma factor family protein: MTLIHRKLPDVDPRMNHREARALFLALADDELPAPKAQAVRTHLDGCDDCRKGWEGYAYTLQRLKGVEREKAPPALATQVMNRVRHQRRFGLRGLHTKHMHYRVPVEIIIPLLLGAAVAAFLFMAAP, translated from the coding sequence ATGACCCTCATCCATCGCAAACTCCCGGACGTGGACCCGCGGATGAACCACCGCGAGGCGAGGGCCCTGTTCCTCGCGCTCGCCGACGACGAACTGCCAGCCCCCAAGGCGCAGGCGGTGCGCACCCACCTGGACGGGTGCGACGACTGCCGCAAGGGCTGGGAGGGCTACGCGTACACCCTGCAGCGCCTCAAGGGCGTGGAGCGGGAGAAGGCTCCGCCCGCGCTCGCCACGCAGGTGATGAACCGGGTACGCCACCAGCGCCGCTTCGGCCTGCGCGGCCTGCACACGAAGCACATGCACTACCGCGTTCCGGTGGAAATCATCATCCCCCTGCTCCTGGGGGCCGCGGTGGCCGCCTTCCTCTTCATGGCTGCTCCCTGA
- the bamA gene encoding outer membrane protein assembly factor BamA, whose product MVEIRVEGNKRVEAEAIRRALRTKEGQPLLPANTAQDLRAVWALGYFQNVELLVQRLPKGVAYVVRVEERPVIRLVQLQGNEELSQEDLKEDIDVKPNTILDMETVRSSVAKIQAKYVEKGYFLAEVTHQIKPVPDSPGSVDVIFVTNERAKVMVKQITFIGAEKVPASVLKETMITREGGYFSFFTGEGTYRQEAFERDLQVIQYAYFDRGFINVRVDKPGVQLSADKRFIYITIRVTEGESYDIGKIDFSGDVLPDVSKETMASLMQSRTGARFNRTQLSQDIVSVSDVYYDRGYAYANINPVTSVNADNKTVDLTFDVQKGPQVTIERIEVVGNSKTRDKVIRRELRVYEGELYSGTGVRRSRERVTALGFFETVEITQRPGSQDDTIVLQVEVKEKATGTFQVGLGFSNVENFIFTAQISQNNFLGWGQSVSASAQISGLRSLVQLSFYDPYFLDTKYLLSTEFFRVQADYEGFIRNSTGGSVSIGYQFIDDLLGTVGYSREWVDVEAGQNLGAVLLANQFLSGVTSALRLSVSFDRRDNRLFPSRGFIHYGSVETAPGFLGGTFLFNRYTAYSRLYFPMPLGFVFKTNATIGYIQQLDQDKPLPISELFYVGGINSVRGYYLRSISPSVKVPRSGNPDATTTDFLVGGNKQLIFNLELEFPIFEKAGLRGVLFYDAGNSFATTERFFQDKQDKLPLGLFHSAGFGFRWFSPIGPLRFEWGIPLTRRPEDDRILFEFTIGNFF is encoded by the coding sequence GTGGTGGAGATTCGCGTCGAGGGCAACAAGCGCGTGGAGGCCGAGGCCATCCGCCGCGCCCTGCGCACCAAGGAGGGCCAGCCCCTGCTGCCCGCCAACACCGCGCAGGACCTGCGCGCGGTCTGGGCCCTGGGCTACTTCCAGAACGTGGAGCTGCTCGTCCAGCGGCTCCCCAAGGGCGTGGCCTACGTCGTCCGCGTCGAGGAGCGGCCCGTCATCCGGCTCGTGCAGCTTCAGGGCAACGAGGAGCTGAGCCAGGAGGACCTGAAGGAGGACATCGACGTCAAGCCCAACACCATCCTGGACATGGAGACGGTGCGCTCCAGCGTCGCCAAGATCCAGGCGAAGTACGTGGAGAAGGGCTACTTCCTCGCCGAGGTCACCCACCAGATCAAGCCCGTGCCGGACAGCCCCGGCAGCGTGGACGTCATCTTCGTGACCAACGAGCGTGCCAAGGTGATGGTGAAGCAGATCACCTTCATCGGCGCGGAGAAGGTCCCCGCGAGCGTGCTGAAGGAGACGATGATCACCCGCGAGGGTGGCTACTTCTCCTTCTTCACCGGCGAGGGCACCTACCGCCAGGAAGCCTTCGAGCGCGACCTCCAGGTCATCCAGTACGCCTACTTCGACCGCGGCTTCATCAACGTCCGGGTGGACAAGCCCGGCGTCCAGCTCTCCGCGGACAAGCGCTTCATCTACATCACCATCCGCGTCACCGAGGGCGAGTCCTACGACATCGGGAAGATCGACTTCTCCGGTGACGTGCTCCCCGACGTGTCCAAGGAGACGATGGCGTCGCTGATGCAGTCGCGCACGGGAGCGCGCTTCAACCGCACCCAGCTGTCGCAGGACATCGTCTCCGTCTCGGACGTCTACTACGACCGCGGCTACGCCTACGCGAACATCAACCCCGTCACCAGCGTCAACGCGGACAACAAGACGGTGGACCTGACCTTCGACGTGCAGAAGGGCCCCCAGGTCACGATTGAGCGCATCGAAGTCGTGGGCAACAGCAAGACGCGCGACAAGGTCATCCGCCGCGAGCTGCGCGTATACGAGGGCGAGCTGTACAGCGGCACCGGCGTGCGCCGCAGCCGAGAGCGCGTCACCGCCCTGGGCTTCTTCGAGACGGTGGAAATCACCCAGCGCCCCGGCAGCCAGGACGACACCATCGTCCTGCAGGTGGAAGTGAAGGAGAAGGCCACCGGCACCTTCCAGGTGGGCCTCGGCTTCTCCAACGTGGAGAACTTCATCTTCACGGCGCAGATCTCCCAGAACAACTTCCTGGGCTGGGGCCAGAGCGTCTCCGCGTCCGCCCAGATTTCGGGCCTGCGCTCCCTGGTGCAGCTGTCCTTCTATGACCCGTACTTCCTGGACACGAAGTACCTGCTGTCGACGGAGTTCTTCCGCGTCCAGGCGGACTACGAGGGCTTCATCCGCAACTCCACGGGTGGCAGCGTCTCCATCGGCTACCAGTTCATCGACGACCTGCTGGGCACCGTCGGCTACTCGCGTGAGTGGGTGGACGTGGAGGCGGGGCAGAACCTGGGCGCGGTGCTGCTGGCCAACCAGTTCCTGTCCGGCGTCACCAGCGCGCTGCGCCTGTCGGTGTCGTTCGACCGGCGCGACAACCGCCTGTTCCCCTCGCGCGGCTTCATCCACTATGGCTCGGTGGAGACGGCCCCCGGCTTCCTGGGCGGCACGTTCCTCTTCAACCGGTACACCGCGTACTCGCGCCTGTACTTCCCCATGCCGCTGGGCTTCGTCTTCAAGACCAACGCCACCATCGGCTACATCCAGCAGCTGGACCAGGACAAGCCGCTGCCCATCTCCGAGCTCTTCTACGTCGGCGGCATCAACAGCGTCCGCGGCTACTACCTGCGCAGCATCAGCCCCTCGGTGAAGGTGCCCCGCTCCGGCAACCCGGACGCCACCACCACGGACTTCCTGGTGGGCGGCAACAAGCAGCTCATCTTCAACCTCGAGCTGGAGTTCCCCATCTTCGAGAAGGCCGGCCTGCGCGGCGTGCTCTTCTACGACGCGGGCAACTCCTTCGCGACGACCGAGCGCTTCTTCCAGGACAAGCAGGACAAGCTGCCGCTCGGCCTCTTCCACTCGGCGGGCTTCGGCTTCCGCTGGTTCTCGCCCATTGGCCCCCTGCGCTTCGAGTGGGGCATCCCGCTCACCAGGCGGCCGGAAGACGACCGCATCCTGTTCGAGTTCACTATCGGCAACTTCTTCTGA
- a CDS encoding RNA polymerase sigma factor: MTSGGVLEIGQEGPAVAEASEARRQDVALLNRLRRGDPDAFELLVRTHQDRLYDFCVRMVGDREEAHDLVQEIFVSVHQNVRRFREDSKLSTWLFRITKNHCINRLKYLKRRGRGRSEEYDEASALWVDGPGAPPAPDAALESARERARVQWAIAQLEPDARMLVALRDIEGLSYDEIIEITELPEGTVKSRLHRAREKLADLLGRLEP, encoded by the coding sequence GTGACGTCGGGCGGCGTGCTCGAAATCGGACAGGAAGGGCCGGCCGTCGCCGAGGCGTCCGAGGCCCGGCGACAGGACGTGGCGTTGCTCAACCGGCTGCGCCGCGGCGACCCGGACGCCTTCGAGCTGCTGGTGCGCACGCACCAGGACCGGCTCTACGACTTCTGCGTGCGCATGGTGGGAGACCGTGAGGAGGCGCACGACCTGGTGCAGGAAATCTTCGTCAGCGTCCACCAGAACGTCCGCCGCTTCCGCGAGGACTCGAAGCTGTCCACCTGGCTGTTCCGGATTACGAAGAACCACTGCATCAACCGGCTGAAGTACCTCAAGCGCCGGGGCCGCGGCCGCTCGGAGGAGTACGACGAGGCCAGTGCCCTCTGGGTGGACGGGCCCGGGGCTCCGCCCGCGCCGGACGCGGCGCTCGAGTCCGCCCGCGAGCGTGCCCGTGTTCAGTGGGCGATTGCCCAACTGGAGCCGGACGCACGCATGCTGGTGGCCCTGCGCGACATCGAAGGCCTGAGCTACGACGAAATCATCGAGATTACCGAACTGCCCGAGGGCACGGTGAAGAGCCGGCTCCACCGGGCGCGGGAAAAGCTGGCGGACCTCCTGGGGCGGCTTGAGCCATGA
- the lysS gene encoding lysine--tRNA ligase, translated as MAEEQNDDTGSKEQEIYDQRLEKAAKWSKAGFNPYGNGYRPQHLAADIHARHANQSTEELDASPTTYDVAGRIIAMRSFGKAAFIKLRDRSGEIQVHMKKDALGDSYEVFKLADLGDFLAATGPVFRSKTGELTLSATKFVPLTKSLRPLPEKWHGLTDVEIRYRQRYLDMVSNPDVKATFLKRTKLVRFIRDFLDSRDFVEVETPMMHSLVSGAAARPFSTHHNALDIDLFMRIAPELHLKRLVVGGMERVYEINRNFRNEGISTRHNPEFTMLEFYQAYATYEDLMDLTEEMVSAAAKAVTGDTKVKYGEHVLDFGKGWKRIPMTEAIREAVGSSLSDKDMLDTDRLRAELLKTTHSESERRAVDAMNHGELVGALFEHHVEGSLVHPTFITHFPTAISPLARRNDANPEVTDRFELFVAGREIANAFSELNDPLDQKGRFMAQLEAKQRGQQETMDYDEDYIRALEHGMPPTAGEGIGIDRLAMLFTDSQSIRDVILFPLLKPLAK; from the coding sequence ATGGCTGAAGAACAGAACGACGACACCGGGTCCAAGGAGCAGGAGATCTACGACCAGCGGCTGGAGAAGGCCGCGAAGTGGAGCAAGGCCGGCTTCAACCCCTATGGCAACGGCTACCGGCCCCAGCACCTGGCCGCGGACATCCACGCCCGGCACGCCAACCAGTCCACTGAAGAACTGGACGCCTCGCCCACCACCTACGACGTCGCGGGCCGCATCATCGCCATGCGCTCGTTCGGCAAGGCCGCCTTCATCAAGCTGAGAGACCGCTCCGGCGAAATCCAGGTCCACATGAAGAAGGACGCCCTGGGTGACAGCTACGAGGTCTTCAAGCTCGCCGACCTGGGTGACTTCCTCGCCGCCACCGGCCCCGTCTTCCGCTCCAAGACGGGCGAGCTGACGCTGTCCGCGACGAAATTCGTTCCGCTCACCAAGTCCCTCCGGCCCCTGCCGGAGAAGTGGCACGGCCTCACGGACGTCGAAATCCGCTACCGCCAGCGCTACCTGGACATGGTCTCCAACCCGGACGTGAAGGCCACGTTCCTCAAGCGCACGAAGCTCGTCCGCTTCATTCGGGACTTCCTCGACAGCAGGGACTTCGTCGAGGTCGAGACGCCGATGATGCACTCGCTCGTCTCGGGCGCGGCGGCGCGGCCCTTCTCCACGCACCACAACGCGCTCGACATCGACCTGTTCATGCGCATCGCCCCGGAGCTGCATCTCAAGCGCCTGGTGGTGGGCGGCATGGAGCGCGTCTACGAAATCAACCGCAACTTCCGCAACGAGGGCATCAGCACCCGGCACAACCCCGAGTTCACGATGCTCGAGTTCTATCAGGCGTACGCCACGTACGAGGACCTGATGGACCTCACGGAAGAGATGGTCTCCGCCGCGGCGAAGGCCGTCACCGGCGACACGAAGGTGAAGTACGGCGAGCACGTGCTGGACTTCGGCAAGGGATGGAAGCGCATCCCCATGACGGAGGCCATCCGCGAGGCGGTGGGCAGCTCTCTGTCCGACAAGGACATGCTGGACACGGACCGGCTCCGCGCCGAGCTGCTCAAGACGACCCACTCGGAGTCCGAGCGGCGGGCCGTCGACGCCATGAACCATGGCGAGCTGGTGGGCGCGCTCTTCGAGCACCACGTCGAGGGCTCCCTCGTCCATCCCACCTTCATCACCCATTTCCCCACCGCCATCTCCCCGCTCGCCCGCCGCAATGATGCGAATCCGGAAGTCACGGACCGGTTCGAGCTGTTCGTGGCGGGGCGGGAAATCGCGAACGCCTTCTCCGAGCTGAACGACCCGCTGGACCAGAAGGGCCGCTTCATGGCCCAGCTGGAGGCGAAGCAGCGGGGCCAGCAGGAGACGATGGACTACGACGAGGACTACATCCGCGCCCTCGAGCACGGCATGCCGCCCACCGCCGGTGAGGGCATCGGGATTGATCGGCTCGCCATGCTGTTCACGGATTCCCAGAGCATTCGCGACGTCATTCTTTTCCCCCTCCTCAAGCCACTGGCGAAGTAG